One Stenotrophomonas maltophilia DNA window includes the following coding sequences:
- a CDS encoding discoidin domain-containing protein yields the protein MTLRAERSKVSRPPVPWRPAAALMLAVLASSAQAQTLPLRSQWQASASSQQVPAMAISHLIDGDPKTVTGGAFSPGHWFQIDLGAPTMLAGARLTWDVSNPEGYSLQTSLDGTQWQTAYTMADSLGDVETLYFAPRQARYLRLASPQRTSDWGVSIFEIEPLDTTLSARVAGLDATQSAALWQGGSAVAIPAGKGGTHTLDIVLPRAQSSTGLAVDWTNVHGAARLQARDAQGRWHELATDAHAATRQQSWLAASAPLDLQALRLTVDGDAPRVARIRLLGPKAVMTPMKRYQIAASGAQRALFPASLQMQQTYWTAVGVHAGRQKSIFDEYGNIEAFKGAPLVQPIWRNADGSAAGAAGQKVQHALRDGWKPMPSATWAPQPGLELRSEAFAIERDGQPVTLVRHRLRNTGATAIDGTLTLAVRPMQMNPPWQNGGLSPIREVAVEANTVRVNGRTLLRSLTPVDAAGAAPFGNDGATEITAGIAAGRLPAAQQARDEQGLAAAALSYRIRLAPGASDAVVVAFPLGTAAADANGALPEASALDLSSLPRNGNDAFDTLANQASADWQARLGQVGLRLPDPSLVDMLRAQAAYMLINQTGPAMQPGPRNYNRSFIRDGMATSAVLLRMGEAKVARDYLAWYSAHGVHANGLVSPILNDDGSVNTGFGSDIEYDSQGQYVALVADVARLDGGPESVRDYLPKVKAALRFLQELRERTLVPGYKADQPAPERFAGILAPSISHEGYPSPTHSYWDDYWGLKGWHDGAWLAESLGDHETARWAREQYKALYDALHASIRATMAWKGIDFIPSSADLGDGDPTGVSIALDPTGAQSVLPAEALRTTFARYLDDVRKRNQPGALYAYTPYEIRNVLSYVHLGQPDVADELLQGLLHDRRPLEWQVLAEVVHSRLRFPRYLGDMPHTWIGAEYGRTLFGMLMREDDDALSLLPGTPPSWVAGDGLAVERLPTAYGTLQMQARQRDGTLNVTVGKGLRSGTAVKVWWPSRTMPKTVRVDGREVTAFDAEGVRVAKPFKTLEARW from the coding sequence ATGACGTTGCGCGCCGAACGCTCCAAGGTCTCCCGCCCGCCTGTGCCATGGCGACCTGCCGCCGCCCTGATGCTCGCCGTGCTGGCGTCCTCCGCGCAGGCACAAACGCTGCCACTGCGCAGCCAATGGCAGGCCAGCGCCTCCTCGCAGCAGGTACCTGCGATGGCCATCAGCCACCTGATCGACGGCGACCCCAAGACCGTCACTGGCGGTGCCTTCAGTCCAGGCCACTGGTTCCAGATCGATCTGGGCGCACCGACGATGCTGGCGGGCGCTCGGCTCACCTGGGATGTCTCCAATCCAGAGGGCTATTCACTGCAGACCTCGCTGGACGGCACGCAGTGGCAGACCGCGTACACCATGGCTGATTCGCTGGGCGACGTGGAAACGCTTTACTTCGCGCCACGCCAGGCGCGCTACCTGCGCCTGGCCAGCCCGCAGCGCACGTCCGACTGGGGCGTGTCCATCTTCGAAATAGAGCCGCTGGACACCACGCTCAGTGCGCGTGTGGCCGGACTTGATGCCACGCAGTCCGCGGCGCTCTGGCAGGGCGGCAGCGCGGTGGCGATCCCCGCCGGCAAGGGCGGCACCCACACGCTCGACATCGTTCTGCCGCGCGCGCAGTCCAGCACCGGGCTGGCGGTGGACTGGACCAATGTGCACGGCGCTGCGCGCCTGCAGGCACGCGATGCCCAGGGTCGCTGGCACGAACTGGCCACGGATGCGCATGCGGCAACCCGGCAGCAGAGCTGGCTCGCGGCCAGCGCGCCGTTGGACCTGCAGGCACTGCGGCTGACCGTCGACGGCGATGCACCCCGGGTGGCACGCATCCGCCTGCTCGGCCCGAAGGCGGTGATGACACCGATGAAGCGTTACCAGATCGCCGCCAGCGGTGCACAGCGCGCGTTGTTCCCCGCCTCGCTGCAGATGCAGCAGACCTACTGGACTGCGGTGGGCGTGCACGCGGGCCGGCAGAAGTCGATCTTCGACGAGTACGGCAACATCGAGGCCTTCAAGGGCGCACCGCTGGTGCAGCCGATCTGGCGCAATGCCGATGGCAGCGCAGCCGGGGCCGCCGGGCAGAAGGTGCAGCACGCGCTGCGCGACGGCTGGAAGCCAATGCCGTCTGCCACGTGGGCACCGCAGCCGGGACTGGAACTACGCAGCGAAGCCTTCGCCATCGAACGCGACGGGCAACCGGTCACCCTGGTCCGCCACCGCCTGCGCAACACCGGCGCCACCGCGATCGACGGCACGCTGACCCTGGCGGTACGACCGATGCAGATGAACCCGCCATGGCAGAACGGCGGGCTGTCGCCGATCCGCGAAGTCGCCGTCGAAGCCAACACGGTGCGCGTCAACGGCCGCACGCTGCTGCGCTCGCTCACGCCGGTGGATGCTGCCGGCGCCGCGCCGTTCGGCAACGACGGGGCAACGGAAATCACCGCCGGCATCGCAGCCGGGCGTCTACCTGCCGCCCAGCAGGCACGCGATGAGCAAGGACTGGCCGCGGCCGCATTGAGCTACCGGATCCGCCTCGCGCCCGGTGCCAGCGATGCGGTGGTGGTGGCGTTCCCACTCGGTACCGCTGCTGCCGATGCCAACGGCGCGCTGCCAGAGGCCTCCGCGCTCGACCTTTCCTCGCTGCCTCGCAACGGCAACGATGCCTTCGACACCCTGGCCAACCAGGCCTCGGCCGATTGGCAGGCGCGGCTGGGCCAGGTCGGCCTGCGCCTGCCCGATCCCTCGCTGGTCGACATGCTGCGCGCGCAGGCTGCCTACATGCTGATCAACCAGACCGGCCCGGCCATGCAGCCCGGCCCGCGCAACTACAACCGCTCCTTCATCCGCGATGGCATGGCCACCTCGGCGGTGCTGCTGCGCATGGGCGAAGCCAAGGTCGCACGCGACTACCTGGCCTGGTACAGCGCGCACGGTGTGCATGCCAACGGACTGGTTTCGCCGATCCTCAACGACGATGGCAGCGTCAACACCGGCTTTGGTTCGGACATCGAATACGACAGCCAGGGCCAGTATGTGGCGCTGGTTGCCGACGTTGCACGCCTGGATGGCGGGCCCGAGTCGGTGCGTGACTACCTGCCGAAAGTGAAAGCGGCGCTGCGCTTCCTGCAGGAGCTGCGCGAGCGCACGCTGGTGCCCGGTTACAAGGCCGACCAGCCGGCGCCGGAGCGGTTCGCCGGAATCCTTGCGCCGTCGATCAGCCATGAGGGCTATCCGTCGCCCACCCACAGCTACTGGGACGACTACTGGGGCCTGAAGGGCTGGCACGACGGTGCATGGCTGGCCGAATCGCTGGGCGACCACGAGACCGCACGCTGGGCGCGTGAGCAGTACAAGGCGCTGTACGACGCCCTGCATGCGTCGATCCGCGCCACGATGGCGTGGAAGGGCATCGACTTCATTCCTTCCTCCGCAGATCTGGGCGATGGTGACCCCACCGGCGTATCCATCGCGCTGGATCCCACCGGCGCGCAGAGTGTGCTCCCGGCCGAGGCGCTGCGGACCACCTTCGCCCGCTATCTGGACGATGTGCGCAAGCGCAACCAGCCCGGCGCGCTGTACGCCTACACGCCGTACGAGATCCGCAACGTGCTGAGCTATGTGCATCTTGGACAGCCGGACGTGGCTGACGAGCTGTTGCAGGGCCTGCTTCACGACCGGCGCCCGCTTGAATGGCAGGTGCTGGCCGAGGTCGTGCATTCGCGGCTGCGCTTCCCGCGCTACCTGGGCGACATGCCTCACACGTGGATCGGCGCCGAGTACGGTCGCACCCTGTTCGGCATGCTGATGCGCGAGGACGATGACGCGCTGTCGCTGCTGCCGGGCACACCGCCGTCTTGGGTGGCCGGGGATGGGTTGGCGGTGGAGCGCCTGCCGACCGCGTATGGCACGTTGCAGATGCAGGCGCGGCAACGCGACGGCACACTGAACGTCACCGTTGGCAAAGGGTTGCGCAGCGGGACGGCGGTGAAGGTCTGGTGGCCGTCGCGGACGATGCCGAAGACGGTGCGTGTGGATGGACGCGAGGTTACCGCGTTCGATGCGGAAGGCGTGCGCGTGGCGAAGCCGTTCAAGACGCTGGAAGCGCGTTGGTAG
- a CDS encoding helix-turn-helix transcriptional regulator, with product MEFNFTLKYRLADTGDEIGVLEQRLAEGGCDDTLVGLGLPGRLALAFCREAENAAAALRSALDDVQRAVPGAELVEVSPDLVGLTDVADLVGMSRQNMRKLMLANPQSFPSPVHDGSTSIWHLVDILGWLRARGSDKVTVEMTELAAAALQLNLDREGRRLHSKT from the coding sequence ATGGAATTCAACTTCACCCTGAAATACCGCCTGGCGGACACAGGTGATGAAATCGGCGTCCTCGAGCAGCGCCTGGCCGAAGGCGGCTGTGACGATACGCTTGTGGGCCTTGGGCTACCGGGAAGGCTGGCCCTGGCTTTCTGCCGCGAAGCGGAAAACGCAGCGGCTGCCCTGCGTTCGGCGTTGGACGATGTGCAGCGGGCCGTGCCCGGTGCCGAGCTGGTTGAAGTGAGCCCCGATCTGGTGGGGCTCACTGACGTAGCAGACTTGGTCGGAATGTCGCGTCAGAACATGCGGAAGCTCATGCTGGCCAACCCGCAGTCGTTTCCGTCCCCGGTGCATGACGGCTCGACCTCGATCTGGCACCTCGTCGACATTCTCGGTTGGCTGCGAGCGCGTGGCAGCGACAAAGTCACGGTGGAAATGACGGAACTCGCCGCTGCCGCGTTGCAGCTCAATCTGGACCGGGAAGGGCGCAGGCTTCACTCAAAGACGTAG
- a CDS encoding MBL fold metallo-hydrolase yields the protein MKRLLLVLLLGILAVTAYTFCKSWSLPDFPDSPQYRDGKFRNALPRPAMGLRDGAEIWWTFLFNKPKGTVPAHPIPVLPLDRATLDAAPDRSLFRLGHSTILLKLRGQYWLTDPVFSERASPVQWMGPARFHAPPISIDELPPIAGVILSHNHYDHLDHAAVMQLAGKTARFIAPLGVGDQLIAWGVDARKVEQLDWWQSTEASGLRLTATPGQHFSGRGLGDSDRSLWASWVIQDGDFRIFFSGDTGYFDGFKAIGEKYGPFDLTMIETGAYDPRWAFVHMQPEQTLQAHLDLRGKWLLPIHNGTFDLALHAWQQPFERITALAAAKNVPVATPMMGEALDMQAPQAGTRWWETVEL from the coding sequence ATGAAGCGCCTGCTCCTTGTCCTTTTGCTTGGAATCCTCGCCGTGACCGCCTATACCTTCTGCAAGTCCTGGTCCCTCCCCGACTTCCCCGATTCGCCGCAGTACCGCGACGGCAAGTTCCGCAATGCCCTGCCGCGTCCTGCGATGGGCCTGCGCGATGGTGCGGAGATCTGGTGGACGTTCCTGTTCAACAAGCCCAAGGGCACCGTCCCGGCGCACCCCATTCCGGTGCTGCCGCTGGACCGCGCCACCCTGGATGCTGCGCCGGATCGCAGCCTGTTCCGGCTTGGGCATTCCACGATCCTGCTGAAGCTGCGTGGCCAATACTGGTTGACCGACCCGGTGTTCTCCGAGCGCGCCTCGCCGGTGCAGTGGATGGGCCCGGCCCGCTTCCATGCACCGCCGATCAGCATCGACGAACTGCCGCCGATCGCCGGCGTAATCCTCTCGCACAACCACTACGACCACTTGGACCATGCTGCGGTGATGCAACTGGCCGGCAAGACCGCACGCTTCATTGCCCCGCTCGGTGTGGGCGATCAGTTGATTGCGTGGGGCGTGGACGCCCGCAAGGTGGAACAGTTGGACTGGTGGCAGTCGACCGAAGCCAGTGGCCTGCGCCTGACCGCCACCCCGGGGCAGCATTTCTCCGGCCGCGGGCTGGGCGACAGTGACCGCAGCCTGTGGGCGTCATGGGTGATCCAGGACGGCGACTTCCGCATCTTCTTCAGCGGCGACACCGGCTACTTCGATGGCTTCAAGGCCATCGGCGAGAAGTACGGCCCGTTCGACCTGACCATGATCGAAACCGGTGCCTATGATCCGCGTTGGGCGTTCGTGCACATGCAGCCCGAGCAGACCCTGCAGGCGCACCTGGACCTGCGCGGCAAGTGGCTGCTGCCGATCCACAACGGCACCTTCGATCTGGCCCTGCACGCATGGCAGCAGCCGTTCGAGCGCATCACCGCATTGGCGGCCGCAAAGAACGTGCCGGTGGCCACCCCGATGATGGGCGAAGCGCTGGACATGCAGGCGCCGCAGGCGGGTACGCGCTGGTGGGAGACGGTGGAGCTTTAG
- a CDS encoding TetR/AcrR family transcriptional regulator produces the protein MSRAPQRLTDRKRDAIVRAAVEEFRASGYEATSMDRIAEAAGVSKRTVYNHFPSKEALFSMILEELWERSVASDALPYRADQPLQAQLMQLLGQKLELLSDANFIDLARVAMAEIIHSPERAQAIVCRMGEKESGESAWIRAAIADGRLREVDPEFAGHQLHGLVKSFAFWPQVTMGQAPLNERERARVAESAVAMFLGYYAV, from the coding sequence ATGTCCCGTGCCCCGCAACGCCTGACCGACCGCAAACGCGACGCCATCGTGCGCGCAGCGGTGGAGGAGTTCCGTGCATCGGGCTACGAGGCGACCAGCATGGACCGCATCGCCGAGGCGGCCGGGGTCTCCAAGCGCACCGTCTACAACCACTTCCCGAGCAAGGAAGCGCTGTTCTCGATGATCCTGGAGGAGCTGTGGGAACGCAGCGTGGCCAGCGACGCACTGCCGTACCGCGCGGACCAGCCGTTGCAGGCGCAGCTGATGCAGCTGCTGGGCCAGAAGCTGGAGCTGCTCAGTGATGCCAACTTCATTGACCTGGCGCGGGTGGCGATGGCCGAGATCATCCATTCGCCGGAACGTGCGCAGGCCATCGTTTGCCGCATGGGCGAGAAGGAAAGTGGCGAAAGCGCGTGGATCCGTGCGGCAATCGCCGATGGCCGGCTACGCGAAGTCGATCCGGAGTTCGCCGGCCACCAGCTGCACGGCCTGGTGAAGAGCTTTGCGTTCTGGCCGCAGGTGACGATGGGGCAGGCGCCGTTGAACGAACGGGAGCGCGCACGCGTGGCCGAGTCGGCGGTGGCGATGTTCCTGGGTTACTACGCGGTCTAG
- a CDS encoding SDR family NAD(P)-dependent oxidoreductase, whose translation MKLMVIGASRGLGRAFVEGLCGPGDTVIGVSRTRPRDIACPEGVTLQWIEADLSKPTVAADHIAAQAPADLDVLIHNLGIWEETAFSDEYAFLDESDAALTQLVDVNITATLVLLQRLLPRVLSAPRPQLVLTGSTSALPRSGRPEVAFGASKFALNGIADALREGFRDRRLAVTSLQLGYLNTDDALSVPVAEAAARGDGELVPVHDVVAMVRALLQLSPSGFVRELVLPAIADPRY comes from the coding sequence ATGAAATTGATGGTCATCGGCGCCAGCAGGGGCCTGGGGCGCGCGTTCGTGGAAGGCCTGTGCGGCCCGGGTGACACCGTCATCGGTGTCTCGCGCACCCGCCCGCGCGACATCGCCTGCCCCGAAGGCGTCACCCTGCAATGGATCGAAGCAGACCTGTCCAAGCCGACCGTGGCCGCCGACCACATCGCAGCGCAGGCGCCGGCCGATCTGGATGTGCTGATCCACAACCTGGGCATCTGGGAAGAGACCGCCTTCAGCGACGAGTACGCCTTCCTCGATGAGAGCGATGCCGCGCTCACCCAGTTGGTCGACGTCAACATCACCGCCACCCTGGTGCTGCTGCAGCGCCTGCTGCCGCGGGTGCTCAGCGCGCCACGCCCGCAACTGGTACTGACCGGATCAACCTCGGCACTGCCGCGCAGCGGCCGCCCGGAAGTGGCGTTCGGTGCATCCAAGTTCGCGCTCAACGGCATCGCCGATGCGCTGCGCGAGGGCTTCCGCGATCGCCGCCTGGCGGTGACCAGCCTGCAGCTGGGCTACCTCAACACCGACGATGCACTGTCCGTGCCGGTGGCAGAGGCCGCAGCACGCGGCGACGGCGAGCTGGTGCCGGTGCACGACGTCGTTGCGATGGTGCGCGCGTTGCTGCAGCTGTCACCCTCCGGCTTCGTGCGCGAACTGGTGCTGCCGGCCATCGCCGACCCGCGCTACTGA
- a CDS encoding GNAT family N-acetyltransferase, whose protein sequence is MDDVFAALIDATWRGVFSGQRTLQDDPQLQLACSDDFDVGEDGMLLQPVEGPARALLRPDLAARLQLHAQPHWTLPQLQLRLQQLGQRTHGADRVFYFPAAELAALAERPAPPHIRRLDPADAAAFGVFQASVSEEDLDAAWVELDHWQVFGAFDGERLVAAGSMYPWSLDPALADMGVLTLPEARGRGHARQLVHAMAVSARTAGLQPQYRCQLDNTASLITAERAGLRAFGDWDIILAAA, encoded by the coding sequence ATGGATGATGTGTTTGCCGCGTTGATCGATGCAACCTGGCGCGGTGTGTTCTCCGGGCAACGCACGCTGCAGGATGATCCACAGCTGCAGTTGGCGTGCAGCGATGATTTCGATGTGGGCGAGGACGGCATGCTGCTGCAGCCGGTCGAGGGCCCCGCGCGCGCACTGCTGCGCCCGGACCTGGCCGCTCGCCTGCAACTGCACGCGCAACCGCACTGGACGCTCCCGCAGCTGCAACTGCGCCTGCAGCAGCTCGGCCAGCGCACGCATGGCGCGGATCGCGTCTTCTACTTCCCCGCCGCAGAACTTGCAGCCCTGGCCGAGCGCCCTGCACCGCCTCATATCCGCCGTCTTGACCCGGCCGACGCAGCCGCGTTCGGAGTGTTCCAGGCCAGCGTGAGCGAGGAGGATCTGGATGCCGCCTGGGTCGAGCTTGACCACTGGCAGGTGTTCGGCGCCTTCGATGGCGAGCGGCTGGTTGCCGCCGGAAGCATGTACCCGTGGAGCCTGGATCCGGCCCTGGCCGACATGGGCGTGCTGACCCTGCCCGAGGCCCGCGGCCGCGGGCACGCGCGCCAGCTGGTACACGCCATGGCCGTGTCCGCACGGACGGCCGGGCTGCAGCCGCAGTACCGCTGCCAGCTCGACAACACGGCCTCGCTCATCACCGCGGAACGCGCCGGCCTGCGCGCGTTCGGTGACTGGGACATCATTCTGGCGGCCGCGTGA
- a CDS encoding ArsR/SmtB family transcription factor produces MNAATEPPPSPLEALAEIARTLGHAHRLALLEHIAQGERAVERLAELTGLSVANTSQHLQQLRRAGLVQTRRDGKRILYRSGEGPLGNLLAALRDYADHQRSEMHGVIHDSLQRRDALEGMTVEQLLEQRGSVVLLDVRPREEFDLGHLPGALNIPVTELRARMDELPRAVHIVAYCRGPYCVLSNDAVAMLREAGLTAQRLAAGYPEWKAAGLQVDLPRH; encoded by the coding sequence ATGAACGCTGCAACAGAGCCACCACCCTCCCCGCTGGAGGCCCTGGCCGAGATCGCCCGCACGCTCGGCCATGCCCATCGCCTGGCCCTGCTGGAGCACATCGCCCAGGGCGAGCGCGCCGTGGAACGCCTGGCCGAACTGACCGGGTTGTCTGTGGCCAATACCTCCCAGCATCTGCAGCAGCTGCGCCGTGCTGGCCTGGTTCAGACCCGACGCGATGGCAAGCGCATCCTCTACCGCAGTGGTGAGGGTCCGTTGGGCAACCTGCTGGCCGCGCTGCGCGACTATGCCGACCACCAACGCAGCGAGATGCACGGCGTGATCCACGACAGCCTGCAGCGCCGCGATGCACTGGAAGGGATGACCGTCGAGCAGTTGCTGGAACAACGCGGCAGCGTGGTGCTGCTGGATGTGCGGCCGCGCGAGGAATTCGATCTGGGCCACCTGCCCGGCGCGCTGAACATTCCCGTTACGGAACTGCGTGCACGGATGGACGAACTGCCGCGTGCCGTCCACATTGTCGCGTACTGCCGCGGTCCCTACTGCGTGCTGTCCAACGATGCGGTGGCGATGCTGCGCGAGGCCGGACTGACCGCGCAGCGGCTCGCCGCCGGTTACCCCGAATGGAAGGCCGCCGGCCTGCAGGTGGACCTGCCCCGGCACTGA
- a CDS encoding DUF2938 domain-containing protein: MAGLATFLMDAVVVGVGATAVMDLWALVQRRLLGIPSLDFAMVGRWLGHLPRGRFRHDGIGRSAAVSGERALGWTAHYVIGVVFAALLLAVVGNGWVQTPTLWPALAFGILSVAAPFLILQPGMGAGIAASKTPAPGKARLRSLVAHSVFGLGMYLSALLLAAVHAG, from the coding sequence ATGGCTGGCTTGGCGACATTCTTGATGGATGCGGTGGTAGTCGGCGTGGGGGCGACCGCAGTGATGGACCTGTGGGCGCTGGTGCAGCGGCGGCTGCTTGGCATTCCCTCGCTGGATTTCGCGATGGTGGGCCGCTGGCTGGGGCATCTGCCGCGCGGGCGCTTCCGCCACGATGGCATCGGCCGCTCGGCAGCGGTCAGTGGCGAGCGCGCGCTGGGTTGGACCGCGCATTACGTGATCGGTGTGGTCTTCGCCGCCTTGCTGCTGGCCGTAGTGGGGAACGGTTGGGTGCAGACGCCGACACTGTGGCCGGCGCTGGCCTTCGGCATTCTCAGCGTCGCCGCACCGTTCCTCATCCTGCAGCCGGGCATGGGCGCGGGCATCGCCGCTTCAAAGACCCCGGCGCCGGGCAAGGCGCGCCTGCGCAGCCTGGTTGCGCACAGTGTGTTCGGCCTGGGCATGTACCTTTCCGCGTTGTTGTTGGCTGCGGTCCATGCAGGATGA
- a CDS encoding APH(3')-II family aminoglycoside O-phosphotransferase codes for MPLPCAWQEALADARIERQSIGVSRADVARVHRPGQADAFLKSEVIDTFSELGDEIARLRWLQAQGQPVPTVIATAEEAGRRWLLMSALPGRDLASSPELAPQQLVELLADVLRGLHALPVAACPFDQRLASRVQAAQARVEAGLMDADDFDDERLGQSPQQVFAELCSTRPDHEDLVVSHGDACLPNLMVAEGRFSGFIDCGRLGVADRYQDLALAARSLVHNFGDTRWVAPLFQHYGAVADERRLAFYRLLDEFF; via the coding sequence ATGCCGCTGCCGTGTGCGTGGCAGGAGGCGTTGGCCGATGCGCGCATCGAGCGGCAATCGATCGGTGTGTCGCGTGCGGATGTTGCCCGCGTGCATCGGCCGGGCCAGGCCGATGCCTTCCTGAAGTCGGAAGTGATCGACACCTTCAGTGAGTTGGGCGATGAGATCGCGCGCCTGCGTTGGCTGCAGGCACAGGGACAACCGGTGCCAACGGTGATTGCCACTGCCGAAGAGGCGGGCCGGCGCTGGTTGCTGATGAGCGCGCTGCCTGGCCGCGACCTGGCCTCGTCGCCGGAACTCGCGCCGCAGCAGCTGGTGGAACTGCTGGCCGACGTGCTACGCGGGCTGCACGCGTTGCCGGTGGCAGCCTGTCCGTTCGACCAGCGACTGGCGTCGCGCGTGCAGGCCGCGCAGGCCCGCGTTGAAGCGGGCCTGATGGATGCCGATGATTTCGATGATGAGCGCCTGGGCCAGAGTCCGCAGCAGGTCTTCGCTGAACTGTGCAGCACCCGGCCCGACCATGAAGACCTGGTGGTCAGCCATGGCGATGCGTGCCTGCCGAATCTGATGGTGGCCGAGGGCCGCTTCAGTGGTTTCATCGACTGTGGCCGGCTGGGTGTGGCCGACCGCTACCAGGACCTGGCGCTTGCCGCGCGCAGCCTGGTCCACAACTTCGGCGACACGCGTTGGGTCGCGCCGCTGTTCCAACACTACGGCGCGGTGGCCGACGAGCGCCGGCTGGCGTTCTACCGGTTGCTCGACGAGTTCTTCTGA
- a CDS encoding DoxX family protein, translated as MPRMITTLLDSRVLWFLARLLLAVVFLSSGLAKLLAWDNSVAEMQAAGLQPPVLFNIASAVVLLGGALCLLLDRLLWLGSGALAVFMLLTIVIVHTFWNKHGAEQQLALFFALEHLSVVGGLICAAIASHARAQKNSSSNR; from the coding sequence ATGCCACGGATGATCACCACCCTGCTCGACAGCCGCGTGCTGTGGTTCCTCGCCCGGCTGCTGTTGGCCGTGGTGTTCCTGTCCTCGGGCCTGGCCAAGCTGCTGGCGTGGGACAACAGCGTGGCCGAAATGCAGGCGGCCGGATTGCAACCGCCTGTGCTGTTCAACATCGCCAGCGCCGTGGTGCTGCTGGGCGGCGCACTGTGCCTGCTGCTCGATCGCCTGCTCTGGCTGGGCAGCGGCGCGCTGGCGGTGTTCATGCTGCTGACCATCGTCATCGTGCATACCTTCTGGAACAAGCACGGCGCCGAACAGCAGCTGGCCCTGTTCTTCGCGCTGGAACACCTGAGCGTGGTCGGTGGCCTGATCTGCGCCGCCATCGCCAGCCATGCGCGGGCTCAGAAGAACTCGTCGAGCAACCGGTAG
- a CDS encoding TetR/AcrR family transcriptional regulator, whose protein sequence is MNRADRNEQRIAQILQAALQCFLVKGFHQTSMRDIAQAAGVSLGNLYNHFPGKEAIILAVAVAESEELAPLLQRLAASDGERAQVLVVLQDFHALCCQPEWATLAVEVLAESARNPAVAEAFAANRRQLQATLAEALQQMAQRERRRPVLAPALQAQVLLDAIESDALRRGLGEADGTDEALLDLGLLVLLLGARA, encoded by the coding sequence ATGAACCGAGCCGACCGCAACGAGCAACGCATCGCGCAGATCCTGCAGGCCGCCCTGCAGTGCTTCCTCGTGAAGGGATTCCACCAGACCAGCATGCGTGACATCGCGCAGGCGGCAGGCGTCAGCCTGGGCAATCTCTACAACCACTTCCCGGGCAAGGAGGCGATCATCCTTGCGGTGGCGGTGGCCGAGAGCGAAGAACTGGCACCGTTGCTGCAGCGACTGGCCGCGTCCGATGGCGAGCGCGCACAGGTACTGGTTGTCCTTCAGGACTTCCACGCACTGTGCTGCCAGCCGGAATGGGCGACGCTCGCCGTCGAAGTGCTGGCCGAGAGCGCACGTAATCCGGCCGTGGCCGAGGCCTTCGCGGCCAATCGCAGGCAATTGCAGGCGACGCTGGCCGAAGCCCTGCAGCAGATGGCACAGCGCGAGCGACGGCGTCCCGTACTGGCGCCGGCACTGCAGGCGCAGGTGCTGCTGGATGCCATCGAAAGCGATGCGCTGCGTCGGGGGCTGGGCGAAGCCGATGGCACCGATGAAGCATTGCTGGATCTTGGCCTGCTCGTGCTGCTGCTGGGCGCACGCGCATGA